CTGCTATCGGGAAGCGAGTAGAACCGGCGTAGGTCAGGCCGCGGCCGGCGGAGTTCCTGTCGGAATCAGGAACAGCGGCAGGATGCGGGCGATCAGGTCGCGCATCGCGTCGTCGGGCTGGTCGAGCATATCGCGCACATGCGGTCCGATCACCGCGTCGCCGAAAGCCGTCACCGCCATCATCAGCACCGCCGCGCGCACCCGGTCGGGTGCGGCTGCGTCGGTCGACTGCCCGACGATCGCCTCGACCAGCGCGCGCACCGCGGCGCGCACGGGTTCGAGATGTTCGACGTCGCCCGACAGGATGATCCATGCCGCGAGCGGTCCCGCGCCGCCCTTGTCGAAGGCATCGAACACGCGGTCGGCCACCGCGCGCGGCGCGGCGCTGTCGGTCTTCATCAGTTCGACGACATTGCCGAGCGCGTCGGTCAGATCGCGCACCATCGATTCCATCAGCGCCGACTGGAGCCCCGCCGCCGATCCGAAATGGTGGAGCACATTCGCATGCGACATGCCGATCGCCTGCCCCACATTGGCGAGCGTCACCGCGGCGGGCCCGCGATCGAGGAGCAGCCTGCGCGCCGCCGCCAGTCCCTCTCCGCGAACCTCGGCCCCTGTACGCTTGCGCCGTTTCTGATGCGGCCGCGCTTGCTTGTACATGCACATTTTCCTTGCGGCCCCGCGCCCCGCGACGGCCTTCGCCTCAAAAGCCTTAGCCGAAAGCGGCAGATTGTCACCCTCATCGTCCACCTTGCGGGCCTTCCAATGTCGTGATATATACATTGATGTTAATGTAACTTTGATTGCAGAAAGGTTGCACGATGCCCACTCTCCTCCGCACGCCCGACGACATCCGGATCGAAAAGCGCGACCTCAAATTCGGTCGCGAGACGCCGCCGCCGCGCTGGTGGCACAGCGGCGATCCAGGCCGCACCGCCTTTTTCAACGCGCTGTCGTCGACCTTCCCGGTCGGCGAGAAATTCTTCATGACCTCGGTGCGCCATTATCGCGAGGGCACGCCCCAGCCGCTGCGCGGCCAGATCGACGATTTCCTCTATCAGGAATCGATGCACAGCCGCGAACATGTCGTGTTCAACCGCCAGGCCGAAGATGCCGGCTTCGACATCGCATCGGCCGAGGAGCGCGCACGGCGGACGATCGCCTGGGTCAAGCGCCGCTCGCCGATCCAGCAACTCGCCGCGACCTGCGCGCTCGAACATTTTACCGCGACGCTCGCTCACGACGCGCTCGCCAACCCGGTCCATCTGGGCGGCGCGGCCGACGAGGCGCGGCAGCTGTGGCGCTGGCACGCGATCGAGGAGATCGAGCACAAGGCGGTCGCCTTCGACACCTATCTCCACGCCGCGCGCAGCATGACCCCGCTGCGCCGCTGGCTGAAGCGCAGCACGGTGATGTGCGTGACGACGATGCGCTTCCACTATGTTATCTTCCGCAACACCGCCGACCTGCTCGCGCAGGACGGCCGCAACAATTGGGCGACATGGAAAGGTCTGCTGGCATGGCTCTACGGCCGCGACGGGCTGATGCGCGCGCTGCTGCGCGGCGTCTTCACCTATATGAAGCCGGGGTTCCATCCGTGGGAACTCGACGACCGGCCGCTTCTCGAAGAGGCGCTCCGCCTGCTCGAAGGCGGCAAGGCGAAGGAGCTGGCCGCATGACGCGGGCGCTGATCCTTCTCGCCGCCGCAGCCTTCGCGACGCCCGCCGCGGCGGCCGACATCACCGGCGTGTGGGCAACGGGCAGCGAGGGCGGGCGCGTCGAAATCTATCGCTGCGGCAATGCGCTATGCGGCAAGGTCGTCGACGCCAAAAGGCTGCGCGCCAACCCCGACCTGCGTGACGTACGCAATTCGGACCCGGAGCTGCGCCACCGCAAGCTCAAGGGTCTCGTCGTCCTCAATGGCTTCACCGGTGGCCCGACCGAGTGGAAAGGCGGCCCCGTCTACGATCCCGAATCGGGCGACGGCGCCGCGAACGGCCGGCTGAAACTGCTTCCCAACGGCAAGCTCGAGCTCAAGGGCTGCATCGCCTTTTTCTGCCGCACCAAGATCTGGACCCGCGCCGGCTAGAGTCGCCCGCCGGGTCAATGCTTCAAATACTGGCTCGGCGGGACGCCGAAGGCGCGGCGGAACATCGCGGCAAAGCCGCTGGGGCTGTCATAACCTACGTCGTAGGTGACCTGTGTGATCGACGCGCCTGCGGCGAGCAACGACAGCGCTTCCATCAGCCGCACCTGCTGCCGCCAAACGGCAAGTCCCATCCCCGTTTCCTGCTTGAAGCTGCGCGTGAAGGTGCGCCGCCCCATCGCCGCGAGCGCCGCCCAGTCGTCGATGTCGCGCGGGTCCGACGGGTCGGCGATGATCGCGTTGCAGACACGCAGCAGCCGCGGGTTCGACGGCATCGACACCTGATAGGGCGCATTGGGCATCCGCCCGATCTCGTCGAGCAGAAGCGTAATGATCCGCCCCTCGCGCCCGTCGACGTCGTAAAGCGCTGGGAAATCGACGACCTCGAGGATCAAGGATTTGACGAGATTCGACACTTCGAACACCCGGCATTGCTTCTCATGCTCGTGCCCCGCGCACGGCAGATAGAGCGTGCGCAGCGACACCGGGCCGCGGCACGCGACCTCGTGCCGCGTGCCCGCGGGTAGCCATACCGCGCGCTGCGGCGGGATCACGAAGCTCGTCTCGGGCGTGCGCACCGACATCACCCCCGCCGAGGCATAGAGGATCTGGATATGGTCGTGGCTGTGCATCGGATCGACGAAACCCGCGGGATATTCATCCTGCAGCGCCATCACCGGCCGGCCGGTCGTCAGGACATCGACACTATGCTTCATGGCCCGATCCTCGCAGATATTGGACAAATACGCCATATAGGCCGAACGCCGCGCTGACCAGCCGCGCAGCCGCCGCTGGCCTGTCCCGTGCGGTGATTGGCCCGTTTGTGCGATAGAAGCGGCGCTGTAGAAGCTATCAGACGGTCAAAGGATCGTTTGGAGAGGATATGCCAATCATGTCAAAGGGCTTGAACGCCATGCAGGACGACATGGCCGACCCCGACATCCGCCGCTTCGTCGATGCGATCAACGCCGCCTATGCTGAACATGCCGCGACCCCGGGGGCGAGCATGGCCACGCGCCGCGAGGTCGCCGAACGCGTGCGCCGGCCGTGGCGCGAAGGTGGCCCGATCATGGCGGAGACCCGCGAAATGGACATCGAGGGCGCTCGCCTGCGCCTCCACCGTCCGGTCGCCGACGAAAAGCTGCCCGTCATGCTCTATATCCACGGCGGCGGCTGGATGCTGTTCAGCATCGACACGCACGACCGGCTGATGCGCGAATATGCAGCGCGCGCGGGAATCGCGGTGATCGGTATCGATTACAGCCTGTCGCCGGAGAATAAATTCCCCGTCGCGCTCGAAGAATGCGCGGCGGCGCTCGGCTGGATCGCTGCGCAGGCCGATGCGCTCGGCCTCGACGCCGACCGCGTCCTGATCGGCGGCGATTCCGCCGGCGCCAACCTGTCGGTCGCGACCTGCCTTTTGCAACGCCAGCGCCGGCACCCGCTGCCGATTGCAATGCTGCTCAACTATGGCGCCTTCGCGCCCGAACATACGCCCAGCTATGCGCGCTTCGGCGCGGGCGATTATTCGCTCGAGGCCGACGAGATGGACGCTTTCTGGGCCGCTTATGTCGCCGACCCCGCACAGCTCGTCGACCCGCTCGTCGCGCCGCTGCGCGCCGACCTCACCGGCCTGCCCCCCGCTTTTCTGGCGATCGCCGATTGCGACATCCTCGCGGACTGCAACCATGAATTCGCCCGCAAGCTCGAAGAAGCCGGCGTCCCGACGCGCGCCGTCACCTATCAGGGCGCGACGCACAGCTTCCTCGAAGCCATGTCGATCGCGCCGCTCGCGCAGCGCGCGCTCGACGAGCAGGCGGCGTGGATCCGTGATACGCTGAAGATATGACCTCGCTCTACGATCCGCGCGACGCCGCCGACGTCGGCCGGCTCATCGCCGACTATCCGCTCGCGTGGCTCGTCTCGCGCGACTTTCACGCAAGCCCGCTGCCGCTGATCGCCGAGACCGACGCGAACGGCATGGTGACGGCGCTGTTCGGTCATTGCGCACGGCGCAACCCGCTTGTCGCCGATTTCCGCGCCGACCCGCGCGGGATGATCCTGTTCACCGGCCCCGAAGCCTATGTCCCGACGGCCTTGCTCTCGAAGCCCGACTGGGCGCCGACATGGAATTACGCCGTGCTGCGGTTCAAGGTCGAAATCGAATTTGTCGAAGGCGAAACCAAGGACGCCATCGAGCGGCTCGTCGCCAAGATGGAAGCCGGCGCCTGGTCGACCGCGAGCCTCGGCGCGCGTTATGACAAGATGCTCGCCCAGATCATCGCCTTCCGCGCGCATGTCCGCTCGGCCGAACACAGCTTCAAGCTCGGCCAGGATGAAAGCGCAGAGGGCTTTGCCGAGATCGTCGCCGGTCTCAGCGACCGGATGCTCGCGACATGGATGGAAGGACAGGCAAAAAGGTGAAGCTTTTCTTCGACGATCGCCAGATGGCGCATGCAC
This DNA window, taken from Sphingopyxis sp. PAMC25046, encodes the following:
- a CDS encoding TetR/AcrR family transcriptional regulator — encoded protein: MYKQARPHQKRRKRTGAEVRGEGLAAARRLLLDRGPAAVTLANVGQAIGMSHANVLHHFGSAAGLQSALMESMVRDLTDALGNVVELMKTDSAAPRAVADRVFDAFDKGGAGPLAAWIILSGDVEHLEPVRAAVRALVEAIVGQSTDAAAPDRVRAAVLMMAVTAFGDAVIGPHVRDMLDQPDDAMRDLIARILPLFLIPTGTPPAAA
- a CDS encoding metal-dependent hydrolase, with product MPTLLRTPDDIRIEKRDLKFGRETPPPRWWHSGDPGRTAFFNALSSTFPVGEKFFMTSVRHYREGTPQPLRGQIDDFLYQESMHSREHVVFNRQAEDAGFDIASAEERARRTIAWVKRRSPIQQLAATCALEHFTATLAHDALANPVHLGGAADEARQLWRWHAIEEIEHKAVAFDTYLHAARSMTPLRRWLKRSTVMCVTTMRFHYVIFRNTADLLAQDGRNNWATWKGLLAWLYGRDGLMRALLRGVFTYMKPGFHPWELDDRPLLEEALRLLEGGKAKELAA
- a CDS encoding DUF2147 domain-containing protein codes for the protein MTRALILLAAAAFATPAAAADITGVWATGSEGGRVEIYRCGNALCGKVVDAKRLRANPDLRDVRNSDPELRHRKLKGLVVLNGFTGGPTEWKGGPVYDPESGDGAANGRLKLLPNGKLELKGCIAFFCRTKIWTRAG
- a CDS encoding helix-turn-helix transcriptional regulator is translated as MKHSVDVLTTGRPVMALQDEYPAGFVDPMHSHDHIQILYASAGVMSVRTPETSFVIPPQRAVWLPAGTRHEVACRGPVSLRTLYLPCAGHEHEKQCRVFEVSNLVKSLILEVVDFPALYDVDGREGRIITLLLDEIGRMPNAPYQVSMPSNPRLLRVCNAIIADPSDPRDIDDWAALAAMGRRTFTRSFKQETGMGLAVWRQQVRLMEALSLLAAGASITQVTYDVGYDSPSGFAAMFRRAFGVPPSQYLKH
- a CDS encoding alpha/beta hydrolase — translated: MSKGLNAMQDDMADPDIRRFVDAINAAYAEHAATPGASMATRREVAERVRRPWREGGPIMAETREMDIEGARLRLHRPVADEKLPVMLYIHGGGWMLFSIDTHDRLMREYAARAGIAVIGIDYSLSPENKFPVALEECAAALGWIAAQADALGLDADRVLIGGDSAGANLSVATCLLQRQRRHPLPIAMLLNYGAFAPEHTPSYARFGAGDYSLEADEMDAFWAAYVADPAQLVDPLVAPLRADLTGLPPAFLAIADCDILADCNHEFARKLEEAGVPTRAVTYQGATHSFLEAMSIAPLAQRALDEQAAWIRDTLKI
- a CDS encoding FMN-binding negative transcriptional regulator yields the protein MTSLYDPRDAADVGRLIADYPLAWLVSRDFHASPLPLIAETDANGMVTALFGHCARRNPLVADFRADPRGMILFTGPEAYVPTALLSKPDWAPTWNYAVLRFKVEIEFVEGETKDAIERLVAKMEAGAWSTASLGARYDKMLAQIIAFRAHVRSAEHSFKLGQDESAEGFAEIVAGLSDRMLATWMEGQAKR